One genomic window of Desulfuromonas sp. AOP6 includes the following:
- a CDS encoding rhodanese-like domain-containing protein gives MFKRFAMVLVFTLSLSSAALAANMMEEDAVKNLLEQDNALILVDIQPADAFAKAHIRGSLETNAFPAKTAEEKARLDQVLPAIQASDLPVVIVCPRGKSGARNSYDYLLSKGVSEDRLYILEGGMADWPFDELLVEGR, from the coding sequence ATGTTCAAACGGTTCGCCATGGTACTTGTTTTCACCCTGTCCCTGTCCAGCGCCGCGCTGGCCGCCAACATGATGGAAGAGGACGCTGTGAAAAACCTGCTGGAGCAGGATAATGCCCTGATCCTGGTCGACATCCAGCCAGCGGACGCCTTTGCCAAGGCGCATATTCGCGGCTCGCTGGAAACCAATGCCTTCCCTGCCAAAACCGCTGAAGAAAAGGCCCGCCTTGACCAGGTTCTGCCGGCGATCCAGGCATCCGACCTGCCCGTCGTGATCGTCTGCCCGCGGGGGAAAAGCGGTGCCAGGAACAGCTATGACTATCTGCTCTCCAAAGGAGTGTCGGAAGACCGCTTGTACATTCTGGAAGGCGGCATGGCCGACTGGCCCTTTGACGAACTGCTGGTGGAAGGCCGCTAG